Within the Gracilinema caldarium DSM 7334 genome, the region ATCCTCACAGCCAAGGCCATCTTTCCGCCGCATAATACCATTGGCGGCATTACGACAGTTAGCTTTGTCCTTGTATTTTGCTTGCCAGATAGCCCTTGGCATGAGAACTTCTCCCCGTACACCTCCGGAAAAAGGAATATCCAGTTTGAAGAGCACACCCTTCATCCGGCGGGCATTGGCTGTTATTTCATCACCGATGACTCCATCGCCTCGACTTACGGCTCGGACTAAATAGCCCTCTTCATATTGAAGCTCAAGGCTTGCACCATCAAGCTTGTATTGGACGACATAGGATGAGGCGGCGATTTTTAAGGCCCAAGTCCGGAATTCTGCTGGATTGGCAGCTTTCTCCTGACTGCCCATAGGAATAAGGTGGGCTGCCTTCGGGAAACCATCTACTGAATCCCGCCCTACCTGGGTAAAAATGGGGTTCGATGGGTCTAGACTGCGAAGTTCGTCCCAGAGGGCATCGAATTCGGCATCGGAAATTTCCGCTTCACCGTTGTAATAAGAAGCCTGGTACCGGCGAATGAGCCGCTCCAGGGTAGCAATCTGGTCCTGTTTCATCAGGTTTGGCTCCGTACCATATAAATTTCAGAGACCTTATGGGCCTTGTCCAGCCCTTTTTTCTCAAATTTCGTGAGGGGCCGCCATTTCTGCTGGGGAGCAAAGCCATCATAGGGATTTTCCAAGCCCGGGGTTGCAGAAAGCTCAGCCAAAGCCCACCTTCCATAATCGACCCAATCGGTGGCCATATAAAAATAAGCCCCCGGCTTCATACGGGACACCAAGAGGTCCGTAAAGGGCCGTTTGATAAGCCGCCGCTTGTGGTGCCGCTTTTTTGGCCAGGGGTCGGGAAAGAATACATGGAAAGCATCGACCGATTCGGGGGCCAACATATCCTGCAAAACTTCTACCGCATCATGTTCAACAATTCGGATATTCGTAAGCCCCCGCTGTTCAATTTCCCATAGGAGTTTCCCGACCCCTGGCCGATGCACTTCAATACCAAGATAATTTATATGAGGATTCTGCTCTGCTAACTGAGCCGTAGCAGAGCCCATACCAAAGCCAATTTCTATCACCACCGGATTGGGGTTTTTAAATAGGGTATTCAGGTCAAGGAGTCTTTTCTCATAGGGTATGCAGTACAGGGGTGAGAGCTTTTCATAGCTCCGCCGCTGGGCATCACTCATTCTTCCTGCTCGAAGTACAAAACTGCGAATGGGGCCGTGGGCAGTTTCTTTAAGCTGTTCTTCCATCAGAGATCTCCATTTATAAAATTAAGGGCACCTTTAAAAAACCACTCTTTTTAGAAGTCCCCTTCAGGGTTTTATTGACACTGTTTTTGTTATAGCCCCCACCTGTGCATCGGGATCTTCAGCCCAGAGAGCAATGTCGGTGGTTGCCGTTGAAAGCCCCAACCCCTTTAGATTACCTGAAAGGCTAGAAAGCGGTATGGAACGTGTCATGGTTCCCTCCATGTCATAACACAGGAGGGTGTTTTTTGGATAAAAAGATATAACAGTAAAAGCATCTCCATTAATTATAAGCCGAGGGAATGGATACCTACTTTGCAGAGGTGCATCAAGGCCGATTGTTCTTTCAGCTCGTTCCCCGCCCAGATCGGTCAGGATAAGCCGGTAGAGGCCCCGGGGCAATGGTTGTCCATCAACCATAGTAAGGCGATGACTCCCTACCCAAAGTTGACCATCCTTGTTTACCGTAATCCACTCGGTAGATTTCAAAGTCCAGTATAACTGCTGTTCATCATTGATAATATAGAGACTATCCAGGTCTTCCTTACCATCCTCATCCTGGGCAAGAACAAAGAGGCTGAGCTGTTCCCTAATACCATCTGCATCCTCATTATAGATGAGCTTTAAAATATAGTTTTGAATTTGTGGAGCAGACCGGGAACAGGAAAGCAGGTTCAAATTGATGAATACAAAGGACAGCAAGACTATCGTTATACCCGGATGGTTTCGGTGCATAGTCTTATAATATCGACCTTGTCTTTTCCCTGCAAGGGTATATATTCTATAAGCATGCATAGAGCTCGGATCCACGAGTGCAACCGAAAAGAAGAACAGCCTGGCAGATATATCCTTTATTGGATGCAGGCTTCCATCAGGGGGCGAAGCAACTTGGCCCTCGATTACGCCGTAGAGGCTGCAAATCGCCGAGGGTTGCCCCTTATAACGGTCTTCTGCATCCAAGATAACTACCTTTCAGCTTCTCAAATTCACTACAAGTATCTTTTTGCGGGCCTCACCGAGGCACAGCAGAATTTAACAGAAAAAGGGATTGCCCTGTACCTTTATAAGGGGGATCCTATACAAATACTACCACTTCTGGCCCAGCATGCAGCCCTGGTAGTTCTTGATACGGGGTATCTGCGCCATCAGCGCATCTGGAGAACCAACCTAGGGTCAAGGCTTCCTTGTAGAACAATCTGGGTCGAATCCAATATTATCATACCCGTAGAAACCGCAAGTATTAAGGAAGAATGGTCAGCCTTTACCCTGCGCCGTAAAATCATCCCCCTTCTCGATGATTTTCTCGACCGCGCAACCGATGAAATCCCTCGATATTCCTCGTTGAATACAGACTTCCTTCCACATGTACCTGATCATTTTTCCCTGAACTTACCTAACCTTCTCAAGTATCCCCCAGGGACCTGTCCTAAAAGGATGGCTGAACAGACCATTACCGACATCCCGGGCCATCAGATAGCATTACAAAGGTTTTCAGACTTCCTTACAGCTCGTATCGATACTTATGAATCTGACCGAAATAATCCTCTCTTGAATGGCACATCACGGATGAGCGGAGCCCTGCATTTTGGTTTCATATCCCCCCTTGAAATGGCACTGACTCTACAGCAAGAACTGGGTCTGCACCGGATCTCTGCATGCAACCACCCAGGGGCGGCGGCATACCTGGAAGAATTAATCGTCCGCCGAGAATTGGCCATCAATTTTTGCTATTATAATAATGCCTATGATACCCCTGCAGGCCTTCCTTCCTGGGCCATTCAAACACTTACCGAAGGGAATTTACATCCTCGGCGACAGATATATAACCTTGAGAGTCTCGAAATGGCTCAAACCGATGACCCTTACTGGAATGCAGCTCAAAACCAGATGGTTCGGACCGGCTATATGCATGGTTATATGCGGATGTACTGGGGAAAACAGCTTATTGCATGGACTGGAGATTATGAAACCGCCATGAAATTTGCCATTTTACTGAATGATCAGTATTCTTTAGATGGGAGAGATCCCAATGGGTATGCTGGTATAGCATGGTGCTTCGGCAAACATGATAGGCCCTGGCAAGGGCGGCCAATCTATGGAACAGTACGGTATATGAATGCCGCTGGTCTTCGTAGAAAATTTGATGCCAACGCCTATGCTCAGGCCTATGTTTCATTATAAGAATATACATCAGGAGGATTACATGTTTGATTATGTGGAATATATTACGGTAGAAGGACCGAATAAAAACCATGATGTTGAGGTCTATGCCCTTTCTACCTGTGGTTTTTGCAAACGAGCTCTTGCTTTTTTACGTGACCAGGGGATTTCCCACCGCTACATTCATGTAGATCTGATTCCAATAGAGATAAAAAATAAAATAAAAGAAGCTCTCCATGATCAATTCAAGGAGCATGTATCCTTTCCCTTTGCAGTCATTGACGGCAAAACAACCCTTATTGGGTTTATAGAATCCGATTGGCGAAAAACTCTGCTGGATACCAAATAAAACAAATAAAATACGGTACTTCTTCAAACTATATTATTAATGAGGAACAAACTATGAAACCGAAGTCCATTGATGAAACCAAAACCTTTACAGAAATGGTTGCCCGGAAACAGGGTTGGGTCCTTACCAGGGATTCATCCCTGTATGATGATCTAGTACAGGGTTTAAACACCAATTGGAACCGGTATGGGTATTATCTCTGCCCCTGCAGGGATACGGATGGTTCCCGGGAAACTGACCAGGATATCATCTGCCCCTGTAAGTATGCAAAGGCAGACATAGCTGAATATGGACACTGCTACTGTTCGCTCTACTGGTCTCAATCCTTTGCTGTATCAGGGAAAAGTCCACAGGGGATCCCCGAACGGCGATTCCAAAAAGAAACTACAGATAGAAACTAAGGGTAATAATCGTTGTATCAGAGCTTTTAATCTGACTTACCAAAGACTCGAACTTAACCCCTACTTTTTCACAGGCTTCACTGAGGTAAGATAGATAATAGAGCCCCAGTTCCGTATCCGCACTACCTTCGGGGATCTCCTTGTAAAAATCGAAGAGACTTTTCTTTTTCAGGTCAGCAGATTTTTTGGAATCTATACTATCTTTAACAACCTGATATTCGTCTTCCTTATTATAAAGGGTGATCTGAAGTTTTCCCTGGGTGCCAATACTTGAACTGGTTCCACCAATTTTCCAAGAAACATAGACTAGATCATTCTTTTTTGTGAGTTCCTCAATAACCCTCATACGAATATTTTGATCAAAAAGAACTGCATTGGCATCTACTGTTCCCCGGTATAGACTAGCAGCTTCTCGGCGTAGATTAGTATTTTCTGCATTTACCGCCAGTTCAATAACCATGAGGGCTACATATTCGGCAATACGGGATTTTTCGATATACTCAGCCATAATGATTCTAATCTCTTTAATCAGATTCTCGAAATTTTCCACACCTCGAAATTTTAACAAGATAAACCAAATTATGGATCTTAAATTATTTAATAATTTTTCACTTAAAAAAAGTTGTACGTTTTTTTCCTCAGGAAGAAGATTAGAATTTTTTGTGATAGCTGAACGAATAGGAGCTAGAATCTCTTCTTTCAATTCATAAACTTGTTTTTCCTGTTCTTTAAGGTAATTTTGCAAAAAAGTCTCGTTAAATTTGGTTTTTTCGTCAATAATCGATGCAGGATTCATTCTATTCCACTTTTTTATTACCTCTGAAGCAAGAATTTTAGTGAAAAGTAAATTGCTAAACTGTCGATATAAAAGGCTATACAGGATAAGTTTACTCAAATCCATTACTTCCTGCCGGCGAGAAACAAACTCAGCCCGAGAAATTTCTATTTTTGATATATAATCAATTAATAAAAGGCGCTGAATGGCTGAGGGAACAAATTTATCCAGCAATAATCCATATTCTTCCACGTTATCGGCTAACTTAAACTTAGTTAATTTTTTGTTTTGCTTTATAAATACAGTAGTGCCCTCTTCTGACAGCACAATCTTAAGAGGCAGATCTAATACGGTTTTTCTTTCTTGATTTGACATATAACCTTATTATAACCGAGAGCCTGACTTCTGTCATCCCAATCTTGACGGTTTTTATAGGGACGACTATCTTATATCGATGCTGCACCAAAGGTACGCTATTATATTTTTTTATCTATATATAACATTCTTTTTTGCCTTTTCACATAATCTAGGAGCACAGACACAGGAGATACATCGTATAACAGTACGAGCAAGACAGGGGAACCAAGAAGCGCAACATGTTGCTAATTTAATTCAACAGGCAGATCAAATAGGCTTAACATATGAATTACGACCTTTACTCTCACAATATGGTAGCTTTGGAACATCTATTCAATTTGATTTCATCCAAGACAATACGGATACTAATAATATAGTCATTCTTGTTGCAGTCCCTCTTAGTTCAGAATTTGCCGTTACTGTAGTAGAAGATTTATTACTAGAAATAAGTAAAAATGCTATCAATGCTAACATTCGAATAGCTTTTGTCGCAGATGAAGCCAATGGACATCGCGGTTTAATTGAACAGCTCGATCAGTTTGATGATCCTGAATCTGTGGTTGTGCTCTATTTTGATCTTTTAGATGAAACAGGCCCTCTTTCTTTATACCAAGGTTCGCAAGGTTATATAAGTCCACTTCAATTACTTCACGAAGCTGTAAAAATAGGCAAAAAATATAAAATACCAATAAATATACCAGAACCATTTAATGAATTATTTCGCCTTAATGTACTAAAGGGAAATGAAGCTCTCGAGGTTATTCATGAAAGAGGATTTTCAGCAATTGTAATTACTAATCAAAGTCCTACTCGCACAGGACCTCTTTTAGATAAGAAAGATGTATCACGTTTTCTCAAAGATTATATTGAACACAGCCCCAAAGATACAGCCCTGTTTGATTTTCATTACACCATTCTTCATTTTAATAATAATTATTTTTTTATTGATGAAAAACACACCTTAATCATCGTTTTATGTAGTGTTTTTACTATCCTTCTCTTTTTTGCGATTAATTCTATCATATTTAGACGAAAAATAATAATATATTGGGTTATATTTTTACGCCGATCTTGGATACTGCTGCTGTATATCGGGTTATTACTTGGTTCATTGTATTTAAGCAGAATCTGCATATGGATCTGGCTAATGCTCTATGGCACTACCAC harbors:
- the trmB gene encoding tRNA (guanosine(46)-N7)-methyltransferase TrmB, which translates into the protein MEEQLKETAHGPIRSFVLRAGRMSDAQRRSYEKLSPLYCIPYEKRLLDLNTLFKNPNPVVIEIGFGMGSATAQLAEQNPHINYLGIEVHRPGVGKLLWEIEQRGLTNIRIVEHDAVEVLQDMLAPESVDAFHVFFPDPWPKKRHHKRRLIKRPFTDLLVSRMKPGAYFYMATDWVDYGRWALAELSATPGLENPYDGFAPQQKWRPLTKFEKKGLDKAHKVSEIYMVRSQT
- a CDS encoding deoxyribodipyrimidine photo-lyase, with amino-acid sequence MHRARIHECNRKEEQPGRYILYWMQASIRGRSNLALDYAVEAANRRGLPLITVFCIQDNYLSASQIHYKYLFAGLTEAQQNLTEKGIALYLYKGDPIQILPLLAQHAALVVLDTGYLRHQRIWRTNLGSRLPCRTIWVESNIIIPVETASIKEEWSAFTLRRKIIPLLDDFLDRATDEIPRYSSLNTDFLPHVPDHFSLNLPNLLKYPPGTCPKRMAEQTITDIPGHQIALQRFSDFLTARIDTYESDRNNPLLNGTSRMSGALHFGFISPLEMALTLQQELGLHRISACNHPGAAAYLEELIVRRELAINFCYYNNAYDTPAGLPSWAIQTLTEGNLHPRRQIYNLESLEMAQTDDPYWNAAQNQMVRTGYMHGYMRMYWGKQLIAWTGDYETAMKFAILLNDQYSLDGRDPNGYAGIAWCFGKHDRPWQGRPIYGTVRYMNAAGLRRKFDANAYAQAYVSL
- a CDS encoding glutaredoxin family protein codes for the protein MFDYVEYITVEGPNKNHDVEVYALSTCGFCKRALAFLRDQGISHRYIHVDLIPIEIKNKIKEALHDQFKEHVSFPFAVIDGKTTLIGFIESDWRKTLLDTK
- a CDS encoding ferredoxin-thioredoxin reductase catalytic domain-containing protein, producing MKPKSIDETKTFTEMVARKQGWVLTRDSSLYDDLVQGLNTNWNRYGYYLCPCRDTDGSRETDQDIICPCKYAKADIAEYGHCYCSLYWSQSFAVSGKSPQGIPERRFQKETTDRN